From one Planktothrix agardhii NIES-204 genomic stretch:
- a CDS encoding GTP-binding protein produces MQFIDQVEVEVEAGKGGDGVVAFRREKYVPAGGPAGGNGGKGGSVILIAVDNLQTLLDFRYNHKFKADDGKRGGPKNMTGAQGEDCIIEVPLGTVVYDANTDEILGDLIEKNQQFCVAAGGKGGLGNKFFLSNRNRAPEYALPGLEGENRRLRLELKLLAEVGIIGLPNAGKSTLISALSAARPKIADYPFTTLIPNLGVVRKPTGDGTVFADIPGLIEGAHLGAGLGHEFLRHIERTRVLLHLIDITDSDPIANYHTIQEELKAYGRGLGERPQIVAFNKVDAVDTESPEIQALAAQLQELNQSPIFMISAVVGMGLDALLQEVWKQLDQLYLIDKQKLELETLMSNPLSS; encoded by the coding sequence ATGCAATTTATTGATCAGGTTGAAGTTGAAGTCGAAGCCGGAAAAGGAGGCGATGGAGTCGTTGCTTTTCGACGAGAAAAATATGTTCCTGCTGGGGGCCCAGCCGGAGGGAATGGCGGGAAAGGAGGTTCAGTTATATTAATAGCTGTTGACAACCTACAAACCCTCTTAGATTTTCGATATAACCATAAATTTAAGGCCGATGATGGTAAACGAGGCGGCCCGAAAAATATGACGGGGGCACAGGGAGAAGATTGTATAATTGAAGTACCATTGGGAACAGTGGTTTATGACGCTAATACCGATGAAATATTAGGAGATTTAATCGAAAAAAATCAACAATTTTGTGTAGCAGCCGGAGGTAAAGGGGGATTAGGAAATAAGTTTTTTTTAAGTAACCGTAATCGCGCCCCTGAATATGCTTTACCCGGATTAGAAGGGGAAAATCGACGGTTAAGATTAGAATTAAAATTATTAGCAGAAGTCGGAATTATTGGTTTACCTAATGCCGGAAAATCCACCTTAATTTCCGCATTATCCGCAGCCCGTCCTAAAATTGCTGATTATCCGTTTACCACCTTAATTCCTAACTTGGGAGTAGTCAGAAAACCCACGGGAGACGGTACGGTTTTTGCCGATATTCCTGGGTTAATTGAAGGCGCCCATTTAGGGGCGGGGTTAGGTCATGAATTCCTCCGACATATTGAACGAACTCGGGTTTTATTACACTTAATTGATATTACCGATAGTGACCCCATTGCCAATTATCATACCATTCAAGAGGAATTAAAAGCTTATGGGAGAGGATTAGGAGAACGCCCTCAAATTGTAGCTTTTAATAAAGTCGATGCAGTCGATACGGAAAGCCCAGAAATTCAAGCCCTTGCTGCTCAATTGCAAGAATTGAATCAAAGCCCTATTTTTATGATTTCTGCGGTGGTTGGAATGGGTTTAGATGCTTTATTACAAGAGGTTTGGAAACAATTAGATCAACTGTATTTAATTGATAAACAGAAGTTAGAACTCGAAACATTGATGTCTAACCCCCTATCAAGTTGA
- a CDS encoding ABC transporter ATP-binding protein, which yields MPSLFDVEHLRVAYPHSRKAQIWAVDDVCFSLQPGERLGLVGESGCGKSTIGRAVMRLLPTTSQIEGQVRFEGQPVFGMDEKRLQKFRGEAVALVFQDPMTRLDPLMTIGDHCLETLKAHRPQLSNSQAKNKALEVLESVKIPANRWSQYPHEFSGGMRQRVAIALALLLDPKLIVADEPTTSLDVTVSAQILQELTRLCEQRGTAILLISHDLAMVGEYCDRIAVMYQGKMVEMGASETVFQNPQHPYTQSLLKSALHLQDIENKAVNSGLETSTSATKPLLSIKNLQKYYTLEAGFIQQLFSKLSIKNLQKYYTLEAGFIQQLFSKQKKSVIKAVDGINLELYPGEILGLVGESGCGKSTLSRTILQLIRATNGSVEFLGTDLTKLSSEQVRKYRRQMQMVFQDPNACLNPMMTVGESIADPLFIHKLATPEEAKNQVLAMLERVGLTPAIEYYQRYGGELSGGQQQRVAIARALMTRPQLLICDEPVSMLDASIQAQVLDLMLELKQEFNLTYLFITHDLWVARFLSDRIAVMNGGKIVELGETESIFTNPQHPYTQTLLSAIPSLAKTI from the coding sequence ATGCCAAGTTTGTTTGATGTTGAACATCTGAGGGTCGCCTATCCCCACTCCCGCAAGGCTCAAATTTGGGCCGTTGATGATGTCTGCTTTTCCCTACAACCCGGAGAACGTCTGGGACTTGTAGGGGAGTCCGGTTGCGGAAAATCCACCATTGGGCGGGCGGTGATGCGGTTGTTACCCACAACCAGCCAAATTGAAGGACAGGTGCGGTTTGAAGGACAACCCGTGTTTGGGATGGATGAAAAACGGTTGCAAAAGTTTCGGGGGGAGGCGGTGGCTTTGGTTTTTCAAGACCCCATGACTCGCCTTGACCCGTTGATGACCATTGGCGATCATTGTTTAGAAACCCTCAAAGCTCATCGTCCTCAATTATCTAATTCCCAAGCTAAAAATAAAGCATTAGAAGTATTAGAATCGGTAAAAATTCCCGCCAATCGGTGGTCACAATATCCCCATGAATTTAGTGGGGGAATGCGTCAAAGAGTTGCGATCGCTTTAGCTTTATTACTTGACCCTAAATTAATTGTAGCCGATGAACCTACTACCAGTTTAGATGTCACAGTTTCCGCTCAAATTTTACAGGAATTAACCCGACTTTGTGAACAACGGGGAACAGCTATTTTATTGATTTCCCATGATTTAGCTATGGTGGGGGAATATTGCGATCGAATTGCGGTAATGTATCAGGGAAAAATGGTGGAAATGGGAGCATCGGAAACGGTGTTTCAAAATCCCCAACATCCCTATACTCAATCTTTATTAAAGTCAGCTTTACATTTACAGGATATTGAAAATAAAGCAGTTAATTCTGGCTTAGAAACGAGTACATCTGCTACTAAACCCCTATTATCAATTAAAAATTTACAAAAATATTATACCCTAGAAGCTGGATTTATTCAACAACTTTTTTCCAAATTATCAATTAAAAATTTACAAAAATATTATACCCTAGAAGCTGGATTTATTCAACAACTTTTTTCCAAACAAAAAAAATCCGTGATTAAGGCTGTTGATGGGATTAATTTAGAATTATATCCTGGGGAAATATTGGGTTTAGTGGGAGAATCGGGTTGTGGAAAAAGTACCCTCTCTCGGACTATTTTACAACTAATTCGGGCAACAAATGGTAGTGTAGAATTTTTAGGAACAGATTTAACTAAATTATCCTCTGAACAGGTGCGAAAATATCGCCGTCAAATGCAAATGGTATTTCAAGATCCTAATGCTTGCTTAAATCCAATGATGACGGTGGGAGAAAGTATTGCTGATCCGCTTTTTATTCATAAATTAGCAACTCCAGAGGAGGCAAAAAACCAAGTTTTAGCGATGTTAGAAAGGGTGGGATTAACACCAGCAATTGAATATTATCAACGATATGGGGGGGAATTATCGGGGGGACAACAACAACGAGTAGCGATCGCTAGAGCTTTAATGACCCGTCCCCAATTATTAATTTGTGATGAACCCGTAAGTATGTTAGATGCGAGTATTCAAGCCCAAGTTTTAGATTTAATGTTAGAATTAAAACAAGAGTTTAATTTAACCTATTTGTTTATTACCCATGATTTATGGGTGGCTCGGTTTTTATCCGATCGGATTGCGGTTATGAACGGCGGTAAAATTGTTGAATTAGGAGAAACAGAATCAATATTTACTAATCCCCAACATCCCTATACCCAAACCCTATTATCCGCTATTCCTTCCCTCGCAAAAACAATATAA